The DNA region TCTGATGAAGGCTGTCAGGGGCATAAATCCTCAGGTGCGTCTGATTCTGACCCTCAGTCCGGTCCGCCATCTGCGGGACAAAGCATGGGAAAACTCACTGAGTAAGGCCCTCCTGCGCTGCGGGTTGGATGAGTATCTGAAACACGACATAGAATCCCAGTATTTCCCCTCCTTTGAAATCATGATGGATGAACTTCGGGATTATCGATGGTACGCCGATGACCTGGTACATCCTTCCGAGACTGCCCTGGGGTACATCATGGAGCAATTCCGGGAATTTTACGGGGATAAAGACTTGAATATCTACCTGCAGGAGGCAGAAACACTGGCGGCAATGCACAGGCACAGGATTCTCCATCCCGATACCGCGGAAGGAAGGAAGTTTAATCAAAATAAAGAATCGAAAACACAGGAATTTATTAAAAGATACCCCTTTTGTATCAGAGATAATCTTTTAAGATAAAAATCCTATGGAAAGTGAGGAGATATGTGGGGACGCCTCGCGCCTCCCGGAAACATCAGGAAAAGGATTAATCCTTAAGCCGTCTTTTCAGGACCCAATCCAGAAACTGTGTATGGATTTCCCAGGAGGATGCGCCATAACCGCCGGCAGCGACCCAGGCCGAAGGAATCTGCCGGTCTTCCAGAAAGCGGTAGAGGGCCTGATCCCGCTCCAGCATCTGCTCTTTTGTCATCTTCATCAGATCAGTGGAAGGCAATTCATCCTTTTCGTAGGGATCCACACCAGCCACAACAAAGACCAGGTCAGGACGACCCTTTTGTTCCAGCTTGTCCATCGCTTTCATCAGCCGGTGAGTATACTCACCCTCCTCTCCCGATTCAATGGGGATATCCACATCTCCGGGGAACCAGGATGGATTCAGACTACCGTCTTCTTTAAACTCGGGACTATCCAGAGGCCAGCCTCTGGCCATATGAATGCTCAGACTGGTTATATCGGAATGAGAGGCCATGATCTCGGCCGTACCGTCTCCCCTGTGAGCATCCATATCAACGATCCAGGCGGTCTTGAAAAGACCTTCATCACGGGCCTTGAGGAGAGCCACGGCGATATCGTTGAGCAGACAGAAACCATGACCGTATCCTGGATGACCATGGTGCATACCACCTCCCAGAAAATAGGAAAACCCTGTTTCCAATGCTATGGGAATGGCCGCATAAGAGCCTGAAATGATGGTCATGACATCCTCAATAATGCCCCCCAGGGGGGCTTCGGCTTCTTCTGGATCGTAACGGTTGAAATTTCCCTGTTCATCCAGGAGTTCATAGGCTTCCATGAGGGTTTGTTCCTGGTTTTCTCCCAAAAGGCGGTCCAGGTATTCTGCACTGTGAGCCCTTTCCAAATCGTCCCGGCTGATCGATGCGGGAAAATCCTGAATCAGCCAGTCGGCTTTCCGTCTTCCCAGAGTGGAATCCGCTTTCAGGGCTTTTATGGTATTTGTTTTCCGGCTGTCCAGAGATGGAATCTGTATTCCGTATTTGGGAAATGTGATTTTAGCAAGGGGATTATATATCAGCATGGAGGAACTCCTGTTCTTTAATTTTTTTCCCTCTGGGAGGGGAGCTTCAATCTATCAGAAAAGTATGAGTTCCCGGAAGCCTCCGGACCAGTACTCTTCACCATAATCCACAGTCAACTGACTCCCTGCTTTGATATACTGGAGAGCCACAAAAAAGATGACCCATCTATTGGCCACCAATGTATGCTCCACCGCCAGATTCGGTTCAAAACTGTGATTGATGTAGCGCAGCTCATTCCCCATTGTACCGGCATTCACCTCATACAAAACATCTTCATACCAGGCATCGGGATAATCCCAGGTATAGTCAGTATCAAAACCTTTTGATCCATCACATGTTTCAGGGTCAAGGACAAGATCTTCACCGGGCTGAACCAATCCCGCATACTCAGATAGATAAGCACCTGGTTTCATAAGGGCTTCGGCAAACAGGCCATGGCCCACATCATCAGAGACCCTGCGGATGGAAACGGGAGCCATAATTGCTTCTTCGATCTTTCGATGATACTCCTTATGGAGGACTTCAAACTCCTCTTTATTGTCCTGATAGTAGGGAGACCCTTTCTGATCCCGGGAAAAGATCGGAACATCTTTATAGACTGAGCGGGAGATGTAGCTCAGTCCCTGTGATTCCATAAACAAACGTCTTTGGACGGGGTCTAAGATTATTTCAGACATATTCAGCTCCTTATCATTCAGAAAAAACAGCCTTCTTCATTAGAAAGGCCAGATATACTGTGAACATTTTATCAATAAGGTTGGCAGGAATACGAGCCCAGAAGCCTGCCGTGAAAAGAGACTGTCCCAAATTTATAAATGCATAAACAATCTTGTCAATCTGCACACCCGAATCACCCTGAAAAAGAAGATACGCCACAAGGGCACCCAAAAGTGCATTGGCCAGGGAGACGGCTAGAATGGCAGATACAACATGATAGGCATTTTCAAACAAGCCCTTCCGGCTCATGACACCAAGGATAAGCCCGGTGGCCATATTGCACAGGGCAAAGGGCCAGTACAAACCGGTCATGCCATATTGGAATTCCATAAAAATATTTGTCAGGAGTCCAACAGCCATACCGGCAAGGGGTCCAAAAAAAACCGCTGATACGGCTGTAAAAATGGAATCCAGAAACAAGGGAGAATGGATGACAATGTTGTTGAAATAGCTTAAAGCCAGATTCAGAACAACAGACAAGATAAGAAATAGAATAAGAAAAACTGGATGGAACGGTCGGGTAAAAATTCTTTTTAATTTAATTTTGTAATTCATAATATTTAAAATTACCCCAGATTATCCAATATGGAAATGTTTATTTAAAAAACTTATCATCAAAATATGCAGACCCTTCAATTGATATATCGGTTCAAACTCTCTATTCTTGTTATCAACATGGAGTACCCCGACTTTACGATTCTCAACTTTTGGGCGACCTGGTGTCCTCCCTGCCGTGCAGAGATACCTGAGATCATCCGCTATACCAGGGACTACAAAGACGTTGAAGACACAAGAATCCGCTTGATCGGCATCAACATGACCAGCACAGAAGCTTCAATTTCTCAGGTTCTCGATTTTATTAAGGCCCAGGATATAAACTTCCCTGTACTCCTCGATAAAAATGGTGAGGCTGCCGGCAGATTTGGCATCAAATCAGTGCCCACCACCATCGTATTCGATTCTCAGGGAGAGCTGCTGGAAACCCGCATGGGGGCTGTGGACTACTCCTGGCTTGCCAAAATCAGTCCAAAGAAATGAGAAAAAGAGAGTTCAGAAGACCCCGGGGGGGCAGAAGCACACTCTCAATAGATCAGTTGTTAAGCAGACAGCCTAAAACCATACGCCGCCACCCTCAATACCTTTTGATGCTGGATCACTTTCTCCTCTCAGATTCCCTTAAAAAAGTAAGGATGAACAGGCGCTGTTACCGTCTTTTGGATAGAGCGGTCATTGAACCTGAAAATCTCAGGCACTTCTTCAAGACCTACCGCTTGCCTCAGGACCCCTTCTTTCCCCTATTCTTCCGCATTAAAAGGGATTACCTGTCTCAAAGGGAAAAATCAGCTCGGGATAAAGAAGGGTATATCCTGAAAGAGATGAAAATAATTCCCCTGGCAAAACGGAGGATCATCCGCTTCCTGGCGGAGTGGGAAGAGCATTTTAACAGCCTGGGAGAACGTCCCCTCTGGGAGACGAAACTCTATCCCCGGACAAAGAAGAGAGTTCATGAGCTTCAGAGTTTCGGCGAAGGGGAGTGGCTGAATTTTTTCATCCTTCATGTTGAAAGACTCCAGAGGCATTACCCCCGAATCCCCGAATCACAAGTGACCGGGATAAAGGCCTGCCTCCCCCTGGGACTGATCCCGAAGCTTTCACCTTTCAGGCTGCCTGACAGAGGGTCTGCACAAAAAGCCTACAGGCAGCACTGCCGGATCTATCACCCCGATTCAGGAGGAGAAGCGGCCCTGTTCACCCTCCTTCAGAAGAGCCGGGAGATCCTGCTTGACATGATCAGAAAAGAGGATTAAGAAACTGAAGTGATGCA from Oceanispirochaeta sp. includes:
- a CDS encoding histone deacetylase; translation: MLIYNPLAKITFPKYGIQIPSLDSRKTNTIKALKADSTLGRRKADWLIQDFPASISRDDLERAHSAEYLDRLLGENQEQTLMEAYELLDEQGNFNRYDPEEAEAPLGGIIEDVMTIISGSYAAIPIALETGFSYFLGGGMHHGHPGYGHGFCLLNDIAVALLKARDEGLFKTAWIVDMDAHRGDGTAEIMASHSDITSLSIHMARGWPLDSPEFKEDGSLNPSWFPGDVDIPIESGEEGEYTHRLMKAMDKLEQKGRPDLVFVVAGVDPYEKDELPSTDLMKMTKEQMLERDQALYRFLEDRQIPSAWVAAGGYGASSWEIHTQFLDWVLKRRLKD
- a CDS encoding SET domain-containing protein-lysine N-methyltransferase, with the protein product MSEIILDPVQRRLFMESQGLSYISRSVYKDVPIFSRDQKGSPYYQDNKEEFEVLHKEYHRKIEEAIMAPVSIRRVSDDVGHGLFAEALMKPGAYLSEYAGLVQPGEDLVLDPETCDGSKGFDTDYTWDYPDAWYEDVLYEVNAGTMGNELRYINHSFEPNLAVEHTLVANRWVIFFVALQYIKAGSQLTVDYGEEYWSGGFRELILF
- a CDS encoding ECF transporter S component, coding for MNYKIKLKRIFTRPFHPVFLILFLILSVVLNLALSYFNNIVIHSPLFLDSIFTAVSAVFFGPLAGMAVGLLTNIFMEFQYGMTGLYWPFALCNMATGLILGVMSRKGLFENAYHVVSAILAVSLANALLGALVAYLLFQGDSGVQIDKIVYAFINLGQSLFTAGFWARIPANLIDKMFTVYLAFLMKKAVFSE
- a CDS encoding TlpA disulfide reductase family protein, translated to MIYRFKLSILVINMEYPDFTILNFWATWCPPCRAEIPEIIRYTRDYKDVEDTRIRLIGINMTSTEASISQVLDFIKAQDINFPVLLDKNGEAAGRFGIKSVPTTIVFDSQGELLETRMGAVDYSWLAKISPKK